The following proteins come from a genomic window of Mycolicibacterium rufum:
- the narH gene encoding nitrate reductase subunit beta: MRVMAQMAMVMNLDKCIGCHTCSVTCKQAWTNRPGTEYVWFNNVETRPGQGYPRTYEDQDRWRGGWVRDARGRLRLRGGGRLHKLLHIFANPKLPSIDDYYEPWTYDYDTLTSAPLGEHFPVARPRSLISGKPMKVEWSANWDDDLGGSTEIVPGDPVLARVSEQIRLELEQTFMFYLPRICEHCLNPSCVASCPSGAMYKRVEDGIVLVDQDRCRGWRMCVSGCPYKKVYFNHKTGKAEKCTLCYPRIEVGLPTVCSETCVGRLRYLGLVLYDMDRVTEAASVPDERDLYEAQKSILLDPRDPAVVAAARAEGISDEWIEAAQRSPVHALIHTYQVALPLHPEFRTVPMVWYIPPLSPVVDAVSRDGHDGEDIGNLFGALEALRIPIEYLAGLFTAGDTTVVEGVLRRLAAMRSYMRDINLGRETQPHIPESVGMTEEQMYEMYRLLALAKYEERYVIPTAYADVDPGSVEEPGCSLSFEGGPGMYESGPFGEASGQPVPVAVETFHALRHRQTGDGMAANATRPSRVNLLNWDGRGAPVGMFPDSRGAE, translated from the coding sequence ATGCGCGTCATGGCCCAGATGGCGATGGTGATGAACCTCGACAAGTGCATCGGCTGCCACACCTGCTCGGTGACCTGCAAGCAGGCGTGGACCAACCGCCCCGGCACCGAGTACGTGTGGTTCAACAACGTCGAAACGCGCCCGGGACAGGGCTATCCGCGGACCTACGAGGACCAGGACCGGTGGCGCGGCGGATGGGTGCGCGACGCCCGCGGTCGGCTGCGGCTGCGCGGCGGCGGGCGCCTGCACAAGCTGCTGCACATCTTCGCCAACCCGAAACTCCCGTCCATCGACGACTACTACGAGCCGTGGACCTACGACTACGACACTCTCACCAGTGCACCGCTGGGCGAACACTTCCCGGTCGCGCGGCCGCGCAGCCTGATCAGCGGCAAGCCGATGAAGGTGGAGTGGTCGGCGAACTGGGACGACGATCTCGGCGGCTCCACCGAGATCGTGCCCGGCGACCCCGTCTTGGCCCGCGTCAGCGAACAAATCCGTCTGGAACTCGAGCAGACCTTCATGTTCTACCTGCCGCGCATCTGCGAACACTGCCTCAACCCGTCGTGCGTCGCCTCGTGTCCGTCGGGGGCGATGTACAAGCGCGTCGAGGACGGCATCGTGCTGGTCGACCAGGATCGCTGCCGCGGCTGGCGGATGTGTGTGTCGGGCTGCCCGTACAAGAAGGTCTACTTCAACCACAAAACCGGCAAGGCCGAGAAATGCACGTTGTGCTACCCGCGGATCGAGGTCGGGTTGCCGACGGTGTGCTCGGAGACCTGCGTGGGCCGGCTGCGGTACCTGGGCCTGGTGCTCTACGACATGGACCGGGTGACCGAGGCGGCCTCGGTGCCCGACGAGCGGGATCTCTACGAGGCGCAGAAGTCGATCCTGCTGGACCCCCGCGACCCGGCGGTGGTGGCCGCCGCGCGGGCGGAGGGCATCTCCGACGAGTGGATCGAGGCGGCGCAGCGCTCGCCGGTCCATGCCCTGATCCACACCTATCAGGTGGCTCTGCCGCTGCATCCGGAGTTCCGGACCGTCCCGATGGTCTGGTACATCCCGCCGCTGTCACCGGTGGTCGACGCGGTCAGCCGTGACGGACACGACGGTGAGGACATCGGCAATCTCTTCGGGGCGCTCGAGGCGCTGCGCATCCCGATCGAATACCTGGCCGGATTGTTCACCGCAGGCGACACCACCGTCGTCGAGGGCGTGCTGCGGCGGCTGGCCGCGATGCGTTCCTACATGCGCGACATCAACCTCGGCCGCGAAACCCAGCCCCACATCCCCGAGTCGGTGGGCATGACCGAAGAGCAGATGTACGAGATGTACCGACTGCTGGCCCTCGCGAAATACGAAGAGCGCTATGTCATTCCGACGGCGTACGCCGATGTCGACCCGGGGTCGGTGGAGGAGCCCGGTTGCTCGCTGAGCTTCGAGGGCGGACCGGGCATGTACGAGTCAGGTCCCTTCGGGGAGGCCAGCGGCCAGCCGGTACCGGTGGCCGTGGAAACCTTTCACGCGCTGCGGCACCGTCAGACCGGCGACGGCATGGCCGCCAACGCCACCCGGCCCTCGCGGGTGAACCTGCTCAACTGGGATGGTCGCGGCGCTCCCGTCGGCATGTTCCCGGATTCCAGGGGGGCGGAATGA
- a CDS encoding nitrate reductase subunit alpha has translation MTNPARTGGKVEELLERSGRFFTPGEFSADLRTVTRHGGRDGDVFYRDRWSHDKVVRSTHGVNCTGSCSWKVYVKDGIITWETQETDYPSVGPDRPEYEPRGCPRGAAFSWYTYSPTRVRYPYARGLLVEMYREAKTRLGDPVLAWADIQADPDRRRRYQRARGKGGLVRVTWAEACEMIAAAHVHTIKTYGPDRIAGFSPIPAMSMVSHAAGSRFVELIGGAMTSFYDWYADLPVASPQVFGDQTDVPESGDWWDASYLVMWGSNVPVTRTPDAHWMAEVRYRGTKVVTVSPDYADNTKFADEWMPCAAGTDGALAMAMGHVILSEFFIAQRVPFFVDYVRTYTDLPFLVTLEERDGALVPAKMLTAADLGHEVQNAAFKPVLLDGRSDSPAVPNGSLGFRYGDDGAGRWNLDLGDLVPALTVAPTHGDPGETALITLPRFDTVDGSGATVRRGVPVRRVAGHRVCTVFDLMLAQYGVPRPGLPGDWPTGYDDPGAPYTPAWQEPITGVSAAQVIRVAREFARNAEESGGRSMIIMGAGICQWFHGDTTYRAVLAMLLLTGSMGRNGGGWAHYVGQEKCRPVTGWATMAMATDWSRPPRQMPGTAYWYVHTDQWRYDGYRADALASPTARGRFTGRHTMDVLAASAAMGWMPFYPQFDRNSLDLADEARAAGRDVAEYVCEQLASGAVHLAVTDPDDPANWPRVLDVWRANLLGSSSKGNEYFLRHLLGTTSTMSAAPTPEHLRPAGVRWADDTPEGKLDLLMSVDFRMTSTTLLSDVVLPAATWYEKADLSSTDMHPFVHAFSPAIDPPWETRSDYEAFGAIARAFSALAATHLGTRTDVVLGALQHDTPAAMAYPAGRQHDWRETGEVPVPGRTIGPIGVVERDYTAIADKWSTLGPLVDDLGVTTKGVTTWPVQEVAELAQKFGVLDTGAAAGRPAITTAERMADVVLALSGTSNGRLAVEGFRELERRTGRPLAHLAEGSEEKRITYADTQARPVPVITSPEWSGSETGGRRYAPFTVNIEALKPFHTLTGRMHFYLDHDWLEELGEQLPVYRPPLDIHRLFGEPELGSAGSDGGVGLTVRYLTPHSKWSIHSEYQDNLFMLSLSRGGPTMWMSPADAAKIAVRDNDWVEAVNRNGVLVCRAIVSHRMPDGVVYVYHAQERTIDVPLTETTGTRGGIHNSLTRLLVKPSHLAGGYAQTAFAFNYLGPTGNQRDEVTVVRRRSQEVVY, from the coding sequence GTGACGAATCCGGCGCGTACCGGGGGGAAGGTCGAGGAACTGCTGGAGCGCAGTGGCCGGTTCTTCACCCCGGGGGAGTTCTCCGCGGACCTGCGCACGGTGACCCGTCACGGCGGACGCGACGGTGACGTGTTCTACCGGGACCGCTGGAGCCACGACAAGGTCGTGCGCTCCACGCACGGCGTCAACTGCACCGGCTCGTGCTCGTGGAAGGTCTACGTCAAGGACGGCATCATCACCTGGGAGACCCAGGAGACCGACTACCCGTCGGTGGGGCCGGACCGCCCCGAATACGAACCGCGCGGCTGCCCGCGCGGCGCGGCGTTCTCCTGGTACACGTATTCGCCGACCCGGGTGCGTTACCCCTATGCCCGCGGCCTGCTGGTCGAGATGTATCGCGAGGCCAAGACGCGGTTGGGCGATCCCGTGCTGGCCTGGGCCGACATCCAAGCCGATCCGGACCGGCGCCGGCGCTACCAGCGGGCCCGCGGCAAGGGCGGCCTGGTGCGGGTCACGTGGGCGGAGGCCTGCGAGATGATCGCGGCCGCGCACGTCCACACGATAAAGACCTACGGGCCCGACCGCATCGCGGGTTTCTCCCCGATCCCGGCGATGTCGATGGTCAGCCACGCCGCGGGCTCCCGCTTCGTCGAATTGATCGGCGGGGCGATGACCTCGTTCTACGACTGGTACGCCGACCTGCCGGTGGCCTCGCCGCAGGTGTTCGGCGACCAGACCGACGTGCCGGAGTCCGGCGACTGGTGGGACGCGTCCTACCTGGTGATGTGGGGCTCCAACGTGCCTGTCACCCGCACCCCCGACGCCCACTGGATGGCCGAGGTGCGCTACCGCGGCACCAAGGTGGTCACCGTCAGCCCGGACTACGCCGACAACACCAAGTTCGCCGACGAATGGATGCCGTGCGCGGCGGGCACCGACGGCGCGCTCGCGATGGCCATGGGGCATGTCATTCTCTCGGAGTTCTTCATCGCACAACGGGTTCCGTTCTTCGTCGACTACGTGCGCACCTACACGGACCTGCCGTTCCTGGTCACGCTCGAGGAGCGCGACGGCGCCCTGGTGCCCGCGAAGATGCTCACCGCCGCCGACCTGGGGCACGAGGTGCAGAACGCGGCGTTCAAACCGGTGCTGCTCGACGGGCGCTCGGATTCCCCTGCGGTGCCCAACGGTTCGCTCGGATTCCGGTACGGCGACGACGGTGCGGGCCGGTGGAATCTCGACCTGGGCGATCTGGTGCCCGCGCTGACGGTGGCTCCGACGCACGGCGATCCGGGGGAGACCGCGCTGATCACCTTGCCGCGGTTCGACACCGTCGACGGGTCGGGTGCCACCGTGCGCCGCGGGGTACCGGTGCGCCGGGTCGCTGGGCACCGCGTGTGCACGGTGTTCGATCTCATGCTGGCCCAGTACGGAGTGCCGCGGCCCGGGTTGCCCGGTGACTGGCCGACCGGCTACGACGACCCCGGGGCTCCCTACACACCCGCGTGGCAGGAGCCCATCACCGGGGTCTCGGCCGCGCAGGTGATCCGGGTGGCGCGCGAATTCGCGCGCAATGCCGAGGAATCCGGTGGCCGATCGATGATCATCATGGGCGCCGGGATCTGTCAGTGGTTCCACGGGGACACCACCTACCGCGCGGTGCTCGCGATGCTGCTGCTGACCGGATCGATGGGCCGCAACGGCGGCGGCTGGGCCCACTACGTGGGACAGGAGAAGTGCCGGCCGGTCACCGGCTGGGCGACGATGGCGATGGCCACCGACTGGTCGCGGCCGCCGCGGCAGATGCCGGGCACCGCGTACTGGTACGTGCACACCGACCAGTGGCGCTACGACGGCTACCGCGCCGACGCCCTGGCCAGCCCGACCGCACGCGGCCGGTTCACCGGACGGCACACCATGGATGTGCTGGCCGCCTCGGCGGCGATGGGCTGGATGCCGTTCTACCCCCAGTTCGACCGCAACAGCCTCGACCTCGCCGACGAGGCTCGCGCGGCCGGCCGTGACGTGGCGGAGTACGTGTGTGAGCAATTGGCCTCCGGCGCTGTTCATCTCGCGGTCACCGATCCCGACGACCCGGCGAACTGGCCCCGGGTGCTCGACGTGTGGCGGGCCAACCTGCTCGGTTCGTCGAGCAAGGGCAACGAGTACTTCCTCCGGCACCTGCTGGGCACCACCTCGACCATGTCGGCCGCCCCCACCCCCGAGCACCTGCGTCCGGCAGGGGTGCGGTGGGCCGACGACACCCCCGAGGGCAAGCTCGACCTGCTGATGTCGGTGGACTTCCGGATGACATCGACGACGTTGCTCTCCGACGTCGTGCTCCCGGCGGCGACCTGGTACGAGAAGGCCGACCTGTCCTCCACCGACATGCATCCGTTCGTCCATGCCTTCAGCCCCGCGATCGATCCGCCGTGGGAAACCCGGTCGGATTACGAGGCGTTCGGCGCGATCGCCAGGGCGTTCTCCGCGCTGGCCGCGACACATCTGGGTACCCGCACCGATGTGGTGCTGGGAGCGCTGCAGCACGACACACCGGCCGCGATGGCCTATCCCGCCGGCCGGCAGCATGACTGGCGGGAGACCGGCGAGGTTCCGGTGCCCGGGCGGACCATCGGGCCCATCGGCGTGGTCGAACGGGACTACACGGCGATCGCGGACAAGTGGTCCACGCTGGGCCCTCTGGTCGACGACCTGGGCGTCACCACCAAGGGTGTGACCACCTGGCCGGTGCAGGAGGTCGCGGAGCTCGCGCAGAAGTTCGGGGTGCTCGACACCGGCGCCGCCGCGGGGCGACCCGCGATCACCACGGCCGAGCGGATGGCCGACGTCGTGCTCGCGCTGTCAGGCACGTCGAACGGCCGGCTGGCCGTCGAGGGCTTCCGCGAGCTGGAGCGCCGCACCGGTCGGCCACTGGCCCACCTGGCCGAGGGGAGCGAGGAGAAGCGCATCACCTATGCCGACACCCAGGCGCGTCCGGTACCCGTCATCACCAGCCCGGAGTGGTCGGGGAGCGAGACCGGCGGCCGCCGGTACGCCCCGTTCACGGTGAACATCGAGGCGCTCAAGCCTTTTCACACGTTGACCGGCCGCATGCATTTCTATCTCGACCACGACTGGCTCGAAGAACTCGGCGAACAGCTGCCGGTCTACCGTCCGCCGCTGGACATCCACCGGCTCTTCGGCGAACCCGAGCTGGGCAGCGCCGGCTCGGACGGCGGCGTCGGGCTCACGGTGCGCTACCTGACCCCGCACTCCAAGTGGTCGATCCACTCCGAATACCAGGACAACCTGTTCATGCTCTCGCTGTCGCGCGGCGGGCCGACGATGTGGATGAGCCCGGCCGACGCCGCGAAGATCGCCGTCCGCGACAACGATTGGGTGGAGGCGGTCAACCGCAACGGAGTGTTGGTGTGCCGGGCGATCGTCAGCCACCGGATGCCGGACGGGGTGGTTTACGTCTACCACGCCCAGGAGCGCACGATCGACGTGCCGCTGACCGAGACGACCGGCACCCGGGGCGGCATCCACAACTCGCTGACCCGGCTTCTGGTCAAGCCCAGCCACCTGGCGGGCGGTTACGCCCAGACCGCGTTCGCCTTCAACTATCTCGGCCCGACCGGAAACCAGCGCGACGAGGTCACCGTCGTGCGGCGACGCTCCCAGGAGGTGGTCTACTGA
- a CDS encoding nitrate/nitrite transporter: protein MDTATAPDIDARRGLNLALATWVSAINFWAWNMIGPLSTTYAGDLSLSSTQASMLVATPILVGALGRIVVGSLTDRFGGRAMFIAVSVSSIVPVLAVGFAGSIGSYPLLLLFGFFLGIAGTIFAVGIPFANHWYEPARRGFATGVFGMGMVGTALSAFFTPRFVRWFGLLPTHLIIAVALAVTAVLCLVLMRDSPHFTPNTDPVVPKLKAAAKLAVTWEMSFLYAVVFGGFVAFANYLPTYIKTIYHFSAVDAGARTAGFAVAAVLARPVGGALADRIPPKYVVLASFAGTAAMAFVAIFQPPPDLWSAVTFIALALFLGIGTGGVFAWVALRAPAQSVGSVTGIVAAAGGLGGYFPPLVMGATYDSVDSDYTIGLALLVATALAAFAFTALRLHAHEPRRRKGTA from the coding sequence GTGGACACGGCGACGGCGCCGGACATCGATGCGCGGCGGGGGCTGAATCTGGCGCTCGCCACGTGGGTCTCGGCGATCAACTTCTGGGCCTGGAACATGATCGGGCCGCTGTCGACGACCTATGCCGGTGACCTGTCGCTGAGTAGCACGCAGGCGTCCATGCTGGTCGCCACACCGATCCTGGTGGGAGCGCTCGGGCGCATCGTGGTCGGGTCGCTCACCGACCGGTTCGGCGGCCGCGCGATGTTCATCGCCGTGTCGGTCTCCTCGATCGTGCCAGTGCTCGCGGTGGGCTTCGCGGGTTCGATCGGGTCCTACCCGTTGCTGCTGCTCTTCGGCTTCTTTCTGGGCATCGCGGGCACCATCTTCGCCGTCGGCATCCCGTTCGCCAACCACTGGTACGAGCCCGCGCGGCGAGGCTTCGCGACCGGCGTGTTCGGCATGGGCATGGTGGGCACGGCGCTGTCGGCGTTCTTCACCCCGCGTTTCGTTCGCTGGTTCGGGCTGCTGCCGACCCACCTGATCATCGCGGTGGCCCTGGCCGTGACGGCCGTGCTGTGCCTGGTGCTCATGCGGGACTCCCCGCACTTCACCCCCAACACCGACCCGGTGGTACCGAAGCTGAAGGCGGCCGCCAAACTCGCCGTCACGTGGGAGATGTCGTTTCTCTACGCCGTCGTCTTCGGCGGGTTCGTGGCCTTCGCCAACTACCTGCCCACCTACATCAAGACCATCTACCACTTCTCCGCCGTCGATGCCGGCGCCCGCACTGCGGGATTCGCCGTCGCCGCGGTGCTGGCCCGGCCCGTCGGCGGCGCGCTGGCCGACCGGATCCCGCCGAAATACGTTGTGCTGGCGTCGTTCGCCGGGACCGCGGCGATGGCGTTCGTCGCGATCTTCCAACCGCCGCCCGACCTGTGGTCGGCGGTCACGTTCATCGCACTCGCCCTCTTCCTCGGCATCGGCACCGGCGGCGTCTTCGCCTGGGTGGCGCTGCGGGCACCCGCCCAATCGGTCGGATCGGTGACCGGCATCGTGGCCGCGGCCGGCGGCCTCGGCGGTTACTTCCCCCCGCTGGTCATGGGCGCGACCTACGACAGTGTGGATTCCGATTACACGATCGGCCTGGCGCTTCTCGTCGCGACCGCGCTGGCGGCCTTCGCGTTCACCGCGCTGCGCCTGCACGCGCACGAACCCCGACGAAGAAAGGGCACCGCGTGA
- a CDS encoding 1-phosphofructokinase family hexose kinase, giving the protein MNRAPIVTLTMNPALDVTADADEVRPTDKVRCHAVRYDAGGGGINVARFAGALGGDVVAVFAAGGSTGERLVDLVYASRTPYTLVPLEGATRESFTVNDHAGDQQYRFVLPGPTLSPAECALCLDKLREAIPPAVASACYVVASGSLPPGAPVDFYQRVADLCGDVGARLILDTSVDALTHVTSGVYLLKPSVRELRECVGRPLSTLPEQLEAAHELIERGLTEAVVVSLGAQGAILATATESRHFPAIPVHAVSGVGAGDAMVAGIAVGLSSGWSISDAVRYGIAAAAAKLLTPGTAAFAAADVDRFVELAAESSKSRWRTETLEPISRK; this is encoded by the coding sequence ATGAACCGCGCGCCGATCGTCACGCTGACGATGAACCCCGCGCTCGACGTCACCGCCGACGCCGACGAGGTGCGACCGACCGACAAGGTCCGCTGCCACGCCGTGCGGTACGACGCGGGCGGGGGCGGCATCAACGTCGCACGCTTCGCCGGCGCTCTCGGCGGTGACGTGGTGGCGGTGTTCGCCGCGGGCGGTTCGACGGGTGAGCGACTGGTCGACCTCGTGTACGCGTCGCGCACGCCCTACACCTTGGTGCCCCTCGAAGGCGCGACGCGGGAGAGCTTCACGGTCAACGACCATGCGGGCGATCAGCAGTACCGGTTCGTGCTCCCCGGCCCGACCCTGTCGCCGGCGGAGTGCGCGCTGTGCCTGGACAAGTTGCGGGAGGCGATCCCGCCTGCCGTGGCCTCGGCGTGCTACGTCGTCGCCAGCGGCAGCCTCCCACCGGGGGCTCCGGTGGATTTCTATCAGCGCGTGGCAGACCTGTGCGGGGACGTGGGGGCGCGGCTGATCCTCGACACGTCGGTCGACGCGCTGACCCACGTCACCTCGGGGGTGTATCTGCTCAAGCCCAGCGTGCGCGAACTGCGGGAGTGTGTCGGTCGTCCGCTGAGCACCCTGCCCGAGCAGCTGGAGGCGGCGCACGAGCTGATCGAGCGCGGGCTCACCGAGGCCGTCGTGGTCTCCCTCGGCGCGCAGGGCGCGATCCTCGCGACGGCGACCGAGAGCAGGCACTTCCCGGCCATCCCGGTACACGCCGTCAGCGGGGTGGGGGCCGGCGACGCGATGGTCGCCGGCATCGCGGTCGGGCTCAGCAGCGGCTGGTCGATCAGCGACGCGGTCCGGTACGGGATCGCCGCCGCCGCCGCCAAGCTGCTCACCCCCGGCACGGCGGCCTTCGCCGCCGCGGATGTCGACCGGTTCGTCGAGCTGGCCGCCGAGTCATCAAAAAGTCGTTGGAGAACAGAAACATTGGAGCCGATATCGCGCAAATAG
- a CDS encoding erythromycin esterase family protein: protein MTTARRRTGESPRQVFRDRHEAGRVLAGLLGRYRGREDVIVLGLARGGVPVAWEVAAALGVRLDTMIVRKLGAPGREEFAMGALASGGRVVINDDVVRALAVSPQELRDVAEREGRELIRREAAYRGGRPPLEIAGQTVILVDDGLATGASMLAAVQALREMEPAEIIIAVPAAPESTCREFAAIVEDVVCASMPTPFLAVGASFWDFSQVSDDEVRRLLAAPTVGVRNPQIHVAESISETLRRCVVDAPSGVPPREALEEVIGDARIVLIGESSHGTHEFYRARAEITKWLIQEKGFTAVAAEADWPDAYRVNRYVRGQGDDGTAEKALSGFERFPAWMWRNTVVAEFVDWLHAHNATRRAAGGRQAGFYGLDLYSLHRSMREVIGYLDNVDPVAADRARERYSCFDHTGADDGQAYGFAAAFGAGLSCERQAVDQLVDMQRNALEYLRRDGLLAEDELFYARQNALTVRNAEMYYRAMFGGRVTSWNLRDRHMAQTLDALLAHLDGHDGSEPARIVVWAHNSHVGDARATEVGADGQLTLGQLVRESHGEACRLIGFTTYAGTVTAATEWGGIAERKTVRPALAGSVEELFHEVPDPEFLISAVISRAAAAPLDTVRLGRAIGVIYRPDTERQSHYYHVRPGEQFDAIIHIDRTTALEPLEVTSVWVAGENPETYPTGL, encoded by the coding sequence ATGACCACCGCACGACGCAGGACAGGCGAGTCACCTCGGCAGGTGTTCCGCGATCGGCACGAGGCAGGCCGGGTGCTGGCCGGGCTGCTCGGCCGCTACCGCGGCCGAGAGGACGTCATCGTGCTGGGTTTGGCACGGGGCGGTGTGCCGGTGGCGTGGGAGGTCGCTGCGGCACTCGGCGTGCGCTTAGACACCATGATCGTGCGCAAACTCGGCGCGCCGGGCCGTGAGGAATTCGCGATGGGTGCGCTGGCCAGTGGCGGGCGGGTGGTGATCAACGACGATGTGGTGCGTGCGCTGGCAGTGTCGCCGCAGGAACTGCGCGATGTGGCGGAACGCGAGGGCCGCGAACTGATCCGGCGCGAAGCCGCCTACCGCGGCGGCCGCCCGCCGCTGGAGATCGCGGGACAGACGGTGATCCTCGTCGATGACGGACTGGCGACCGGCGCGAGCATGCTGGCCGCGGTCCAGGCGCTGCGCGAGATGGAGCCCGCCGAGATCATCATCGCCGTGCCCGCCGCGCCGGAGTCGACGTGCCGGGAGTTCGCCGCGATCGTCGAGGACGTGGTGTGCGCGTCGATGCCGACCCCGTTCCTCGCGGTGGGTGCGTCGTTCTGGGACTTCAGTCAGGTCAGCGATGACGAGGTGCGCCGGCTGTTGGCCGCCCCTACCGTCGGGGTCCGCAATCCTCAAATCCATGTGGCGGAGAGCATCTCCGAGACGTTGCGCCGCTGTGTGGTGGACGCGCCGTCGGGGGTGCCGCCGCGCGAGGCTCTCGAGGAGGTCATCGGGGACGCACGCATCGTGCTCATCGGGGAGAGCTCCCACGGCACCCACGAGTTCTACCGGGCGAGGGCCGAGATTACGAAGTGGCTGATCCAGGAGAAAGGCTTCACCGCGGTGGCTGCCGAGGCCGACTGGCCCGACGCCTACCGGGTGAATCGGTATGTCCGCGGCCAGGGCGACGACGGGACGGCCGAGAAGGCGCTCAGCGGTTTCGAGCGATTCCCGGCCTGGATGTGGCGCAACACCGTGGTGGCGGAGTTCGTGGACTGGCTGCATGCGCACAACGCGACCCGGCGTGCGGCTGGTGGCCGGCAGGCCGGCTTCTACGGACTGGACCTCTACAGCCTGCACCGGTCGATGCGGGAGGTGATCGGCTATCTGGACAATGTCGACCCGGTGGCTGCCGATCGCGCCCGGGAACGGTATTCGTGTTTCGACCACACCGGCGCCGACGACGGCCAGGCCTACGGGTTCGCGGCCGCCTTCGGCGCCGGGCTGTCCTGCGAACGTCAGGCCGTCGACCAGCTCGTCGACATGCAGCGCAATGCGCTGGAATACCTGCGCCGGGACGGGCTGTTGGCCGAGGACGAGCTGTTCTACGCCCGGCAGAACGCGCTGACCGTCCGCAACGCGGAGATGTACTACCGGGCGATGTTCGGCGGCCGCGTCACCTCCTGGAATCTGCGCGACCGGCACATGGCCCAGACCCTCGATGCGCTGCTCGCCCATCTCGACGGCCACGACGGATCGGAGCCGGCGCGAATCGTTGTTTGGGCGCACAACTCTCACGTCGGTGACGCACGTGCCACCGAGGTCGGCGCCGACGGCCAGCTGACCCTGGGGCAGCTGGTGCGTGAATCCCACGGGGAGGCGTGCCGGCTGATCGGCTTCACGACCTACGCCGGCACCGTCACCGCCGCCACGGAGTGGGGCGGCATCGCCGAACGCAAGACCGTGCGGCCGGCTTTGGCCGGCAGCGTCGAGGAGCTGTTCCACGAGGTGCCCGACCCCGAGTTCCTGATCTCCGCCGTCATCAGCCGCGCCGCCGCCGCCCCGCTCGACACCGTGCGGCTCGGCAGGGCGATCGGCGTGATCTACCGCCCGGACACCGAACGGCAGAGCCACTACTACCACGTCCGGCCGGGGGAGCAGTTCGACGCCATCATCCACATCGACAGGACCACGGCGCTGGAGCCGCTCGAGGTCACCAGTGTGTGGGTGGCCGGCGAGAACCCCGAGACCTATCCGACGGGGCTATGA
- a CDS encoding pyridoxamine 5'-phosphate oxidase family protein has protein sequence MSQDPAPVSVLPESECWRHLSSVSLGRLVTSVDGNPAIFPVNFAVQNRSILFRTAEGTKLVSAAINSTVLFEADDHTVADGWSVIVKGTARSLRSDEEIAEADAANLLPWTATAKTHYVRIRPLNVTGRRFVFGPEPDRAPEQA, from the coding sequence ATGTCCCAAGATCCCGCGCCGGTTTCGGTGCTGCCAGAGTCCGAATGCTGGAGACACCTGTCGAGTGTGTCGCTCGGGCGACTGGTCACCAGCGTCGACGGGAACCCGGCGATCTTCCCGGTGAACTTCGCCGTGCAGAACCGTTCGATCCTGTTCCGCACCGCCGAGGGCACCAAGCTGGTGAGCGCGGCGATCAACAGCACGGTGCTGTTCGAGGCCGACGACCACACCGTCGCCGACGGCTGGAGCGTGATCGTCAAGGGCACCGCGCGCTCGCTGCGCAGCGATGAGGAGATCGCCGAAGCCGATGCGGCGAACCTGCTTCCGTGGACGGCAACGGCCAAGACCCATTACGTCCGGATCCGCCCGCTCAACGTGACAGGCCGGCGTTTCGTTTTCGGCCCCGAGCCGGACCGCGCTCCCGAGCAGGCGTAA